DNA sequence from the Candidatus Hydrogenedentota bacterium genome:
ACCCTTCGTTCAGCGTAATCACCCGCGTCTTGGGCGACACCGGCAAATACTTGCGATACCGTTCTATTAAACCTGGGTTCGTCATCCTGCGGCCCTTGGCATGGCAAACGGGGGTGGGCGGTCTCTCGCTTCGGACGTCCCACACCCCGGGGCCAATAGTGTACACGAACCGGGCAACTGATGCCTTCTTTTCGAGCTTCTACCCGGCCGGGGACTGGGAAGGCAGGACCGACAGCGTAAACAGGCCCTTGGCGGCGAGTTTCTGCTTGCCTCCCGCGGTTGCGTACACGGAAGACTCCGCGACGATGATTCGCTTTCCCGCGCGAAGTACCTCCGCCCGGCAGAACAGCGATTCGCCGGTGCCGGGCCGCATCAGGTTTATCTTGTACTCGACGGTCAGTACCATCGCCTCCCGCGCGACCAGCGATCCGCTCGCCGCGCCGGACGTATGGTCCGCCATCGTGGCGACGACACCCGCATGCGCAAACCCGTCCTGCTGCAAGTGGCGAGGTTCGAGGACCAGCGTCGTCTCGCACCAGCCGGGTCCAACGTCTTTCAGCCGAATGCCAAGCGACTGGATGAACTTCGCCTTATTAAATATTTCCTCGACCGCCCGCCGAAACTCCGCGTTGGCCGACTCAAATGTCTCCATCAAACGTGCGCTCCTATTCCGAAAATGGACCTTTTAGACATTCCGCTCGTGTTAGTTTGAAATCTGAGATTTCAAATTTGAAATTGCATTCTCATCGTTTCCAGTTGCCCCGATATGGGCACGACGACTATTCCAAAAGTAGACCTTTAAGACATCCTGCTCGTGTTGGTTTGAAATATGAGATTTCAAATCTGAAATTGCATTCTCATCGTTTCCGGTTGCACTGATAAGGGCATGACATCTACTCCAAAAATAGACCTTTAAGACATCCTGCTCGTGTTGCTTTGAAATATGAGATTGCAAATCTGAAATTGCATTCTCATCGTTTCCAGTTGCCCCGATATGGGCACGACGACTTTTCCAAAAATAGACCTTTAAGACATCCCGCTCGTGTTAGTTTGAAATATGAGATTTCAAATCTGAAATTGCATTCTCATCGTTTCCAGTTGCCCCGATATGGGCACGACGACTTTTCCAAAAGTAGACCTTTAAGGCATCCTGCTCGTATTGCTTTGAACTCTGAGATTTCAAATCTGAGATCGCATTCTCATGGTTTCTGGGTGCCCCGACAGGGGTATGACAACTACTCAGAAAACAGACCTTTAAGACAATCCGCTCGTATTGCTTTGAACTCTGAGATTTCAAATCTGAAATTGCATTCCCATGGTTTCTGGGTGCCCAACAGGGCATGACGACTACTTCGAACTCACGTCGCGAATATCCGTGCCGTTGTTCCATTCCATTTCGTCCGGTACTCCGTCGCCGTCCGTATCCAGGTCGGGCCAGCGCACCGGCACGATCAACGCGCTCGGAAATTTCGGGCCCATGTGGATCGAATTGTCCGCTTTCCGCATGGTTTCCATCGTCGGGAAATCGTCCCCATTGTTGGGGTTCACCTCGAAGTGCGGATAGTTGCTGCTCGAAACCAGTATCGCCACCCGGTGGCCCTTGTCGAATATCCAACTGATGCTGCCTAAATCGATCTCGATTTGCACGACCTCGTCGCGGGTTAGCGGCGGCGCGGGCTTCTCGAATCCGTCGCGGTATTTCACACGTTGGATCGATTCGAGCGCGAGAATGTGCCGGTCGTCCCCCTTGGGATAGATGTCGATAAGCTTCGCACAGAAATCCGTGTCCGGCGCATCCGTCGATACAAACAACCTCAGGCGCACTGGTCCGGTCATCTCCACCGGTGCCTCGAGCGCCGGACCCGTGAACAACAACACGTCCTTGCGCTCCAACAACACGCGCTGATCGAACGGACCAAACGGAATCGTCAGGTTGCATCCGCCCGTCGTCGGACACGGATCCGCGGGATCGTACGTGTACGTGCGCGTCACAAAGTTCTCCGGCGGCGCCTCCTGCAACTCCTGTCCGTAAAGGTACAACGATTTCGTGTGCGGCGGAAACGGTGGCCAGCGGTTCGCCGTACGCCATTCCATCCCCGGCGCGCCCGTGCGCGTGTCGTCCCCTATGACGTAATACTGCACCGTGGGAATGTCCCCGATCTCGCCGTCGCCCTTGAGCCAATACGCAAGCATGCGGTCGCGCAGTTTGGATACCTTCACGTCGAATACATTCTCGGGAAACTTCAGCGGCAAGTCCTTCGGATAGTCCCCGTGCCCGGACCATTTCATGATCAACTTTTGATTTCCCTTCGCGCCTTCGCCGCCGCGCTCCTGGCGCGATGTGAACGCGCGCAACGTGCCGTCCTTGAAGATGTCAAACCAGCCGCCGATGTGCAGCGCGGGCGCGGCCACGTCGCCTGCTTTCACCTCGGCGTTAAGGCCCACCCACAATTCGTCGTACGCCGGGTGCGCCCGCAAAGTCGCGCGCGCCGCTTCGCCCTTCTCTCCGAACATTTTGAACCACGCATCGCTCTGCTCCGGCCGCCACACGCCGCCGGGGTACGCAAGGTCGCGATAGAAGTCATATGCGGCTACTTCGATGATCTGGCAGCGCACCTCGCGCGTTACCGGCGCCAGCAAGACTTGCGTGTTGCCCGCAGCCGATCCTCCCATCGTTCCCACGTTCCCGTCGCACCAAGGCTGCTCACGAATCCACGCAACGGTCTCGGCGCCATCTCGGTTCGTCCCCCAGCCATCGTCCAGAAACCCGGTGAACGCGCCGCCGCTGTCGCCGGTGCCGCGTGCGTCCTGCACTACGACCGCAAATCCCTTCTCGGTCAGATTCGCCGATTGCGTGGCGACCACCGCACGCGGATACGGACTGCGGACCAAAACAGCAGGGTACGCGTCGGCGGCCTTCCCCGGCAGGTAGACGTCCGTCTTCAATACAACGCCATCGTGCATCGCCACGTCGTGCGTCGTCGTATTTGCCGCATCCGCCAACGCAACGCAGGCACATGCCAGCATGACAACTACTCTGGTCAGAATGCGCACAACCTTCTCCCTGCGGTAAGCTACGGCGAACGCACCAAACGATTGACGAACATGCTGTCCAAGATCAAGCCGGCCAACAAACGGGCCCGCGTCCGCGCGGATCGCCTTCGCGTGTGGCGCGAAAGCGCCGCCTTCTCCTGGTCATTGACGCTATCCGTCGCAATCGCGTTCCTCTCGGCCGGCTGCGGCGAACAGGCCGGCGAACAGCTTCGCGTCACTCCGAACGCCATCGACCTCGGCACGGCCAAACTCAACGAGTCCATTCAAGTCGCCGCGCCACGCGCCGGCGCCCGGCTCTCCATAAGCGCCCAGTTCGATGCGCCCTGGCTCACGGTGTCCCCCAGTCAGTTCTTCAGCGCCGGGCCGAACGACAGCACCGCAATCGTATTTTCGGTTGCG
Encoded proteins:
- a CDS encoding PaaI family thioesterase codes for the protein METFESANAEFRRAVEEIFNKAKFIQSLGIRLKDVGPGWCETTLVLEPRHLQQDGFAHAGVVATMADHTSGAASGSLVAREAMVLTVEYKINLMRPGTGESLFCRAEVLRAGKRIIVAESSVYATAGGKQKLAAKGLFTLSVLPSQSPAG
- a CDS encoding CocE/NonD family hydrolase, which encodes MRILTRVVVMLACACVALADAANTTTHDVAMHDGVVLKTDVYLPGKAADAYPAVLVRSPYPRAVVATQSANLTEKGFAVVVQDARGTGDSGGAFTGFLDDGWGTNRDGAETVAWIREQPWCDGNVGTMGGSAAGNTQVLLAPVTREVRCQIIEVAAYDFYRDLAYPGGVWRPEQSDAWFKMFGEKGEAARATLRAHPAYDELWVGLNAEVKAGDVAAPALHIGGWFDIFKDGTLRAFTSRQERGGEGAKGNQKLIMKWSGHGDYPKDLPLKFPENVFDVKVSKLRDRMLAYWLKGDGEIGDIPTVQYYVIGDDTRTGAPGMEWRTANRWPPFPPHTKSLYLYGQELQEAPPENFVTRTYTYDPADPCPTTGGCNLTIPFGPFDQRVLLERKDVLLFTGPALEAPVEMTGPVRLRLFVSTDAPDTDFCAKLIDIYPKGDDRHILALESIQRVKYRDGFEKPAPPLTRDEVVQIEIDLGSISWIFDKGHRVAILVSSSNYPHFEVNPNNGDDFPTMETMRKADNSIHMGPKFPSALIVPVRWPDLDTDGDGVPDEMEWNNGTDIRDVSSK